In Pseudomonas coleopterorum, the genomic window CACGGTGCGATAGGGTTCGCTGCTGTCGGGCGCCTGCGCCATGAGCGGCGCACTGGCCTGTTGCATGGACAGATCGGCGGCCAACTGATCGACATCGCGCAGAAACAGATCGGCCGCCATCCAGCGGGCCAGCAACAGCACTTCGCGGGTGACCTTGGCCGTGACGTTCGGATTGCCATCGCGGTCGCCGCCCATCCACGAGGCGAAGCGGATCGGTGCCGCGCTCAACGGCAGACGTTGCCCGGTGGCGGCGTGCAACGCGGCGTCGACCCTGCGCAGATGACTGGGCACCGCCTGCCAGAGCGAGTTCTCGATGACCGCAAAGCCCCACTTGGCCTCATCCACCGGCGTCGGCCGGGTGCGGCGGATCTCCTCTGTATGCCACGCCTCGGCGATCAATCGCTGCAGTCGCTCACGCACTGCGTTGCGCTCGGCGCTGGTGAGGTCGCGGTGGTCGTGCAAGGCCAGTTGTGCGGCGATGGCGTCGTATTTCTGGATCAAGGTGCGACGCGCCACTTCAGTTGGATGTGCGGTCAACACCAGTTCGATATCCAGCGCCCCCAATTGCTGCGCCAGTGCTTCGGGACGATGACCGGCAGCCGTGAGCCTTTCCAGCAACTCGCTTAGTGCGAGGTTTTCGAAGGGCTCGGGCTGGCCTTCGTCGCGGCGACGGATGAGCTGGTATTGTTCGCAGATATTGGCCAGGTTGAGAAACTGGTTGAACGCGCGGGCCACGGGCAGCAGTTCTTCCTCGCCGAGGTCGTCCAGGCTGGACCTCAGTTCGGCACTGACCGCATCACCGGTCGGATCCCGTCGACGGTCCGCCTTGGCGCCACGACGAATGCGCTCGATCTTTTCCAGAAAGGCATCGCCGTACTGCTCACGAATGGTATTGCCCAGCAATTCGCCGAGCAGGTGCACGTCTTCGCGCAGGCGCAGATCGATATCGGACATCGGCATTCTCCGTGGCTTGGAAACGGTTTGCCCGTCCAGCCAGCCCGGCGCGGCGTGTGATTGGATCGCCTGGGCCACTGAACAAGCACGGGAAAAATGGCTCTACAACTCATCTATGCAGCTGATCTGCAGTAGAGAGTGCCCCAGCCAAGCCGAGGCTGACAAGCGTGGTGGAGCGGGGCGTGAACAACCTGCGCGAGAGGTGTTTATGAAGATTCACGAGCTGGCCGAGCATTGGGAACAGAACGCCAAGGGTCGCCTGACCGACACCGGTATCAACATTCACCTGGACATGGAGTCGGCAGCGCGCCTGGCGGCGCTGACCCAGATGTACCCCAAGCACCACGCTCAGGAACTGCTCGGCGAGCTGATCGGGGCGGCACTCGAAGAGCTCGAGGGCAGCTTTCCCTACGTCAAGGGGACCAAGGTCATCGCCACCGACGAGGAAGGCGATCCTCTGTATGAAGACATCGGCCCGACGCCACGCTTTCTGGCGCTGTCACGTGAACACCTGCAGCGTCTGAAAAACGCTGTGGACGACAGCGCACATTGACTGTGGATCGAGGAGTTTGCGAAAACTCCTACATGCAGAATCCACCCCGTCAGATGGCCTGAAAAAAACCTTGATATTTCAGGTTAAAATAATACAAATCAATAGGATAGTGCTCAAAAGCGATTGTAGACTCGGGCAAAGAAGAGCCAGGACATGGCCATCGATCTGTCCGCAGTTCGCCGCGGCAACTGGCCCGAGTCGGCGTGCCGCGCAAAGCGGACGAAGCAATCAATCGCTGTTCAATGGAGCACTATCGCGTGAATACATCCAGCGTACGGTCGTCTTACGGCCCTTTGAAAACAGCCCTCTTGAGCCTTGCCGCGGGTGCCGTCCTGACAGGCTGCGCCGGTGTAGCGCCGGTCGAGCAATACGCTGTCACCCAATCGGCGGTCAATGCTGCGGTCAGCGCCGGCGGTACCGAGTTCGCCGCCGTCGAAATGAAGTCCGCCCAGGACAAACTCAAGAGCGCCGAACTGGCCTTGCACGGCAAACACTACGAGCAGGCACGCCGCTTGGCCGAGCAGGCCGAATGGGACGCCCGGGTTGCCGAGCGCAAGGCTCAGGCCGCCAAGGCCCGCCGCGCCGTCGAAGACGCCCGTCAAGGCGTTCAGGATCTGCGCGAGGAAGGTCTGCGCGCCGCTTCCTGACCCCGACCCCGCGTTTCTTTTTCTAGATTCAGGAAATCACCGTGAACACTCAATTCAAGTTCCCCGCCCTGTCGGCGCTGGTCGTGCTGCTGGCTGCCTGTTCCAAAACCCCCAACCCGCAACTGGTGCAGGCCCAGGCCAGCTTCGCCGACCTGCAAGGCAATCCCAAATCGGTCCAGTTGGCCGCGCTGGAAACCAAGGATGCGGCCCAGTGGCTGGAGCGCGCCGAAAAGGCTGCGCGTGCGAGCGAGGCCGATGATCAGGTGGATCACCTGGCTTATCTGGCCCGTCAGCGTATCGAGTTGGCCCGGCAGACCATCGAACTGCGTACGGCCGAACAGGCGATCCAAGGTGTCGCCGCATTGCGTGCCCAGGCCCGCCTGGAAGCACGCGATGCGCAGATCAAGAAGCTCCAGGAAAGCCTCAACGCCAAACAACCTGCGGCTGAAGCGATGGCCGTGCAGCAAACCGAACGCGGCAGCCTGGTGACCTTCGGTGACGTGCTGTTCGAAACCGGCCAGGCCGAACTGCGCCCTGGCGCCTACGACAACATCGCCCGTCTGGCGCAATTTCTGCGCGACAACCCGGCCCGCAAGGTAATCGTCGAGGGACACACCGACAGCACCGGTTCTGCATCCTTCAATCAGACCCTCTCGCAGCGCCGCGCCAATGCCGTTCTGGTTCAGCTGGTACGCGCAGGTGTGAGCCCGGAACGCATCGTCGCGCAAGGCCTGGGCATGTCTTATCCGGTGGCCAGTAACGGCGACGCTTCGGGTCGTGCCCAGAACCGTCGGGTCGAAGTGACCATTTCCAATGACAACCAGCCGGTCAGGTCGCGCGCGTCGATGCGTTGATTTTCGAACCCTGGAAAAAGAAACCAGAATAAACCCGGCCGGCGCGCCGGGTTTTTGCGCTTAATCGTTTCAACCTACCGCTGGGAGGTTGCGGCCTTAAGTAACCATGGAGGCTGTCGATAGTTTTACATGCCCTTCCCTTCTCGAGGCCTGTGCCATGTTCTTCTTCAAACGCCTGAAAAACGAAATGGCCGCCCTGCGTGAGGAGGTGGCGATCGTGCGACAGATCCGCCAAGGCCTGGACGAGGAAACCATCCACCTCAGGCTCGACCCCCAGGGATGCATTCTGGGGGTGAACGCCAACTTCGAGGCCGTGCTTCAGTATCGCAACGACGAGCTGGTGGGCAAACCTCTGGAAAGCCTGGTTGCCGAGCATGTGCAGAAGGACAAGCACCACGAACGCGTGCGTACCGCCATACGCCAGGGAGAACACTTCTGCGGGGCCTGGCGGCTGTTGCGCAAGGACGGCGGCGAGACCTGGCTGCGCGTCATCATGCACCCCGTGCATTCCACCGATGGCAGGCTGGTCAAGTTCTCGTGCTATGCCAGCGACCTGACCAACACCATCGAAACCTCTCGGGCACACGAGAACTTCATCCAGGCGCTGTTGCGCTCCACCGCGGTCATCGAGTTCGACCTCGACGGCCATGTGCTGACCGCCAACGACCTGTTTCTGCAGGCGATGGGCTACGGCCTGGAGCAGATCAAGGGCAAGCATCACCGCATGTTCTGCAGCGGCGAAATCGCGAATTCGCGGGATTATCAAGCGTTCTGGGAGCGTCTGCGTCGCGGGGAGTTCGTCGCCGAGCGCTTCGAGCGTGTAGATAGCCATGGTCGCACGGTGTGGCTCGAGGCTTCCTACAACCCGGTTCGCGATGGCAACGCCAATGTCTACAAGGTCGTGAAGGTCGCGACCGTCATCACCGAGATGGTGGAACGCGAGATCGCCATCGCCGAAGCCGCCACGGTGGCGTACGACACGTCGGTGCGCACCGATGAAACGGCCCTGCGCGGAGCCGAAGTCGTGCGAGACACGGTCAAGGTGATGACGGACCTCGCCCATCACATGCAAAGTGCGGCCGAAGGCATCGAGGCGCTGGACGAGCAGAGCCAGGTGATTTCCAACATCATCAAGACCATCAGCGGTATCGCCGCACAAACCAATCTGCTGGCGCTGAACGCCGCCATCGAGGCCGCACGCGCGGGTGAACAGGGCCGTGGTTTTGCAGTGGTGGCCGATGAGGTTCGCCAGCTGGCTTCACGAACGACGCAAGCCACCGCCGAGATCGAGGGCGTCGTCAGGCAGAACCAGAAGCTTGCCACCGACGCGGTGGAAACCATCGGCGCCGGCAGGCACAAAGCCGAATCCGGCCTGCAACTGGCCAATCAGGCAGGTACCGTCATTACCGAGATTCAGGACGGCGCGAAGCGCGTGGTAGGTGCGGTGGCAAGCTTTACAACGCAGCTGGCCACCGAGTCCTAGGGTCTGTGTGAAAAGTCCTGAGACGAAGGTCAGGCAAGGCGAAGACAGCCGAGGAAGCGGAGTTTACGGGTGGTAAATGAGCATTCCGAGGCTGTGCACAACGCAGCATCACCGAGTATCAAGGCTTTTCACACAGAGCTTGGCGTTCAATTCATCACCAGTCGCTACCTGATGCGCCTTGTCGGATCGCCGACCGGCGCATCTACGTGACAAACCAGCGGCGTCAGAAAAAACTCGCCCATTCGGACAAATTTCTGAACTATTCAAAATTGCCTTGTGTCCCAACGTTTAACCATTACAGCCAGCGGCGTGTGCTAGTCGCCGGGCTTTATCCAGGCGCGTGAAACGTTCGACTGTCATGGATTTTGATGTTTTTCAGGAGCTATCCAATGGAGTTGAAAGCCATGAATACCCGTACTGCCAAAACCTCGTCCAACCCTCTGCGCGGGCTGAAACTGGCTGCCCTCGCACTGGGCACTACCTTCGTCCTGGCTGGCTGCGCCGGCAAGCCTCCAACCGAGCAGTACGCCGTGACTCAATCGGCCGTGAACAGCGCGGTGAGCGCTGGCGGTACCGAATACGCCGCTGTGGAAATGAAGGCTGCGCAGGACAAGTTCAAGCAGGCTGAAATCGCCATGCACGACAAGAACTACGAGAAAGCCAAGGTCCTCGCCGAACAGGCCGAGTGGGACGCACGTCTGGCCGAGCGCAAGGCGCAGGCTGGCAAAGCGGCCAAGGCCGTACAAGACGCCAAGCAGGGTGTCCAGGACCTGCGTGAAGAAAGCATGCGCAGCGCTCAGTAAGCTGCCCATCGCGACTTGAACTCGAATAAAGGATGAAGACTATGCGTAAACAATTGATGGTTCCTGCCCTGTTGGCTCTCAGCGTTGGCCTGGCAGCTTGCTCCACCCCGCCTAACCCGAACCTGGAACAGGCGCGGACCAATTTCTCTTCCTTGCAGACCAACCCCAAGTCGGTACAGCTGGCTGCGCTGGAAACCAAAGACGCTTCGGAATGGCTGGACAAGGCTGACAAGGCCTACCGCGACGACGCCGACCGCGCCAAAGTCGACCAACTGGCCTACCTGACCAACCAGCGCGTTGAAGTGGCCAAGCAGACCATCGCTCTGCGCAGCGCCGAGGAAACCCTCAAAGGTGCTGCTGCCCAGCGTGCTCAGGCTCGCCTGGATGCCCGCGACGCTCAGATCAAGAAGCTTCAGGACAGCCTGAACGCCAAGCAGACTGACCGCGGTACCCTGGTGACCTTCGGTGACGTGCTGTTCGATCTGAACAAGGCTGAGCTGAAGTCGTCCGCGTTCCCCAACATCGCCAAGCTGGCCCAGTTCCTTCAGGAAAACGCTGATCGCAAGGTCATCGTTGAAGGCTACACCGACAGCACTGGTTCGGCTGCCTACAACCAGAGCCTGTCCGAGCGCCGCGCCAACTCCGTGATGGCCGCCCTGGTCCGCGCCGGCGTCGAGCCTTCGCGCATCGTCGCTCAAGGCTATGGCAAGGAATACCCAGTTGCCGACAACACCAGCAACTCGGGCCGCGCCCAGAACCGTCGTGTGGAAGTGACCATTTCCAACGACAACCAGCCAGTGGCCCCGCGCTCGTCCATGCGTTGATCCACCCGCTGTAAATAAACGCCCCGGTGAGTGATCACCGGGGCGTTTTCATTTGTGCGCTGCGGGCGTGGGTTCGGCAGGCGTGGGATAGTTGGGTATCTCGCCAAGACGGCGAAGGCCGTTGAAATGCTGCGGGTCGTCAAGGTAGCGCAGCATGACCTGACGCCAGGTGGGGTCGGCGAAGGTTTGCACATGGCCGCCGCGGGTCAGTTGCAATACCCTTGGCAATGGCGCCTGTCGGTACAGTTGCAGCGCGTTGTCCAGCGGCACGATCGGATCGTCGATGCTCTGGAAGAGCAGCATGGGCGTGCCTTTCAGTTGTTCGATGGAGGCGATGGCACTGTCGCCGTCGGGCACCCACCAGGACAACGGCACCTGCAACGGCCAGGTCACCCAGGAAGTGCTCAAGGCATAACGACCCACAGCCCTGTAGCTGGCGGGCACGCCGTCCAGGACGAGCGCCTTGAGGCGCTGACGCTGCTGCGGATGCTCGGCCAGGTAGTGCACGGCCATCGCTCCACCCAGGCTTTGCCCAAGCAGCACCAACGGCTTGTCGCGTACCTGCGTACGCGCCTGCAGCCAGGCAAAGGCGCTGTCGATGTCCTGATAGATCTGTGGCAGCCGCGGCGAGCCCTCGGACAATCCATAGCCGCGGTAGTCGAGCATCAGCACCTGATAGCCCTGCTCGGGCAGCCACCAACTGCCGCCCAGGTGCCAAGCCAGGTTGCCGCCGTTGCCATGCAAATGCAGCACCGTGCCCTTGACCTCGACACCGGGCTTGGCCGGCAACCACCAGCCGTGCAGACGCGTACCATCGGCAGCTGTCAGCGTAACGTCTTCGTAGGCCAGGCCCGCCTTGGCAGGCGTGAACGGCAGTCCCGGCTCCGGGTAGAACAGCAGCGAACTGCAGCCCGCCAGGCTGACCGTCACTGCCAGCGCCAGGGCAGTACGCCAACGGCGCTGCGACCGCCGCTCAGAGGATATTGGAGTAATCGGCTTCAATTCGGTCCAGGCTCAGGTGGTTGAGGAAGTTCGAGAAGCACATCCAGGCGGACAGCGCGTTCATGTCGCGAAACTGTTCGGGCAGGTACTTGGGCGGCGTCACCAGCCCTTCGTCGACCAGCTGGCGCAACGTGCGCATGTCTTCCAGGGTGGTCTTGCCACAGAACAGCAGCGGCACCTGTTCCAGCTTGCCTTTGCGCACGGCCAGCTGGATGTAGTTGTAGACCATGATGAAGCCCTTGAGGTACGACAGATCCTTGGTGAACGGCAGACCGGTCGGGGTCGAGCCGCGAAACACACGGCTGGCGTTACCATAGGCTTCGGGCATCTCGAAGCCTTCTTCGCGAAAGAAATCGAACACCTGGAGGAAGTCGGCGCCCTCTTCGACCATGTGGATCGCACGGGTGCGATTGGTCAACTTGCGCAAACGGCTGGGATAGGACGCGAAGGTGATCACTTCCATCAAGATGGCCAGGCCTTCCTGGGTGACCGTCGACGAGGGCGGGCCCTTGGAGAGGAAGGTGCAGATCGGCTGGTTCTGGCCGTTCAGCGTCGTGGCGACGTGGACCAGGCCTTCGTGGACTTCGAGGGCACGCACGTCGCGCTCGTTGAACATCGCATCGCTGCGAATCTTGATGTAATCCGCGCCGGCCGCGGCGTCGGCGACGATGCCGTCGGACTCGAACACGCGAATGGTGCCCTCGGTTTCACCGAACACCCGGTTCAGGCGCCCCTGCAACAGGTTCACCGCATCCTTGGCCGTCAGGGTCTTGGCTTCGTCCTTGAGGTCTCCGCGTCCGGCGATGTTGTTCAGATAGTCCGAAAGCATCAGTCCCAGATCGGCCAGGGTCGGGTCGCCGGCATGGAAGGCATCGGAAGCGGCGCCGTACAGCTCCTGTGAGATCAGGCCGAAGTCCTCGGTACCGCGCGCTTCGAGCATGCGCACGACCATGCGGTACTCTTTGCACATGCGGCGCATGATCTGCCCGACCGGATTGAACTGGCCGAGCTGGCGGGTGATATCGCGCTCGATGTTCTGGAATTCCAGTTTGACCGCGCTGGAGTCGAAGCCCAGGGCTCGGTTCTGGTAATAGTCGCGATCCACCGCTGGCATCTGCTTGCCGCCTGCCTGCAGAAAGCCGTGACGAATGGAGTCGTCCCACTTCACCGCATCGAGCACGCGAATCGGCGTCTGTGCCTGCACGATCCGGTCGGACAAGCCTCGAATCGTCTGCTGATACTCATCCACCGTACTGCTCCTCGTTCTGGCTTGGCCCACCAACCGCGGGCCTTTCATTGCGTGGGCTCAGCCCAGTACCCATTGCATGAAGC contains:
- a CDS encoding pilin assembly protein → MKIHELAEHWEQNAKGRLTDTGINIHLDMESAARLAALTQMYPKHHAQELLGELIGAALEELEGSFPYVKGTKVIATDEEGDPLYEDIGPTPRFLALSREHLQRLKNAVDDSAH
- a CDS encoding DUF4398 domain-containing protein, whose translation is MEHYRVNTSSVRSSYGPLKTALLSLAAGAVLTGCAGVAPVEQYAVTQSAVNAAVSAGGTEFAAVEMKSAQDKLKSAELALHGKHYEQARRLAEQAEWDARVAERKAQAAKARRAVEDARQGVQDLREEGLRAAS
- a CDS encoding OmpA family protein, with product MNTQFKFPALSALVVLLAACSKTPNPQLVQAQASFADLQGNPKSVQLAALETKDAAQWLERAEKAARASEADDQVDHLAYLARQRIELARQTIELRTAEQAIQGVAALRAQARLEARDAQIKKLQESLNAKQPAAEAMAVQQTERGSLVTFGDVLFETGQAELRPGAYDNIARLAQFLRDNPARKVIVEGHTDSTGSASFNQTLSQRRANAVLVQLVRAGVSPERIVAQGLGMSYPVASNGDASGRAQNRRVEVTISNDNQPVRSRASMR
- a CDS encoding DUF4398 domain-containing protein, which gives rise to MELKAMNTRTAKTSSNPLRGLKLAALALGTTFVLAGCAGKPPTEQYAVTQSAVNSAVSAGGTEYAAVEMKAAQDKFKQAEIAMHDKNYEKAKVLAEQAEWDARLAERKAQAGKAAKAVQDAKQGVQDLREESMRSAQ
- a CDS encoding OmpA family protein yields the protein MRKQLMVPALLALSVGLAACSTPPNPNLEQARTNFSSLQTNPKSVQLAALETKDASEWLDKADKAYRDDADRAKVDQLAYLTNQRVEVAKQTIALRSAEETLKGAAAQRAQARLDARDAQIKKLQDSLNAKQTDRGTLVTFGDVLFDLNKAELKSSAFPNIAKLAQFLQENADRKVIVEGYTDSTGSAAYNQSLSERRANSVMAALVRAGVEPSRIVAQGYGKEYPVADNTSNSGRAQNRRVEVTISNDNQPVAPRSSMR
- a CDS encoding alpha/beta hydrolase produces the protein MALAVTVSLAGCSSLLFYPEPGLPFTPAKAGLAYEDVTLTAADGTRLHGWWLPAKPGVEVKGTVLHLHGNGGNLAWHLGGSWWLPEQGYQVLMLDYRGYGLSEGSPRLPQIYQDIDSAFAWLQARTQVRDKPLVLLGQSLGGAMAVHYLAEHPQQRQRLKALVLDGVPASYRAVGRYALSTSWVTWPLQVPLSWWVPDGDSAIASIEQLKGTPMLLFQSIDDPIVPLDNALQLYRQAPLPRVLQLTRGGHVQTFADPTWRQVMLRYLDDPQHFNGLRRLGEIPNYPTPAEPTPAAHK
- a CDS encoding flavohemoglobin expression-modulating QEGLA motif protein — its product is MKGPRLVGQARTRSSTVDEYQQTIRGLSDRIVQAQTPIRVLDAVKWDDSIRHGFLQAGGKQMPAVDRDYYQNRALGFDSSAVKLEFQNIERDITRQLGQFNPVGQIMRRMCKEYRMVVRMLEARGTEDFGLISQELYGAASDAFHAGDPTLADLGLMLSDYLNNIAGRGDLKDEAKTLTAKDAVNLLQGRLNRVFGETEGTIRVFESDGIVADAAAGADYIKIRSDAMFNERDVRALEVHEGLVHVATTLNGQNQPICTFLSKGPPSSTVTQEGLAILMEVITFASYPSRLRKLTNRTRAIHMVEEGADFLQVFDFFREEGFEMPEAYGNASRVFRGSTPTGLPFTKDLSYLKGFIMVYNYIQLAVRKGKLEQVPLLFCGKTTLEDMRTLRQLVDEGLVTPPKYLPEQFRDMNALSAWMCFSNFLNHLSLDRIEADYSNIL